A single window of Culicoides brevitarsis isolate CSIRO-B50_1 chromosome 3, AGI_CSIRO_Cbre_v1, whole genome shotgun sequence DNA harbors:
- the LOC134835970 gene encoding protein RUFY3-like isoform X4, translating to MIRGMQSGKQTNSAAIALALRQQQHQQSHHGDGKGDLSGAQDTLYLCNFRVSVDGEWLCLKELQEEGGTQLPEGGTDSSSGHVSAAAAAVANNVTTHERALVCKDDAKIVERDWVNYYSRDPATIERSNLVNICKLVVKELLEQSLRFGRMLDSDHLPLQHFFIVLEHVLRHGLRPKKGLLGPKKELWDVVQSVEKYCPLAQDITDSVRNLPTVKTALGRARAWLRLAVMQKKLADYLQELVERRDTVLIEYYEPHALMMSDEIILIMGILVGLNVIDCNLCVKEEDLDSQQGVIDFSLYLRSSTRGSPDEEREQRHAIQAEGNMSAVLDQKNYIEELNRHLNATVANLQQKVEQITTTNALMKEDLAIARNSVIALQAENAALRKAASDPNATGVLVHSESLHATDNKVDPEMAEALAEEKRRRMELERELEMQQQINQETNTAMKLLEKDIHEKQDTIVSLRRQLEDIKQINLDMYRKLQECEDELNQKGAMVARLQAKASQIGNILTSLEKKYDKELRHDLANHPEACDDAQKGAIKKSMSSEVVIRSKHDHGPPHKKRYSMKIDPIPPFNAEKKKLAKTPEGTESVESENNEKESEQKQENQEQETKEKNLEEEELKEKPPKE from the exons ATGATCCGCGGCATGCAATCCGGCAAGCAAACAAACAGCGCAGCGATTGCCCTTGCATTGCGTCAACAGCAGCACCAACAGTCGCATCATGGCGACGGTAAAGGCGACCTTTCCGGTGCCCAAGACACCCTTTATCTGTGTAATTTTCGTGTTTCTGTCGATGGCGAGTGGCTTTGCTTGAAAGAATTGCAGGAGGAGGGCGGCACGCAACTGCCCGAAGGTGGTACAGATAGCTCTAGTGGTCATGTAagcgctgctgctgctgccgtcGCAAACAACGTCACAACTCACGAACGTGCGCTAGTGTGTAAAGATGATGCGAAAATTGTCGAACGTGACTGGGTGAATTACTATT cTCGCGATCCCGCCACAATCGAACGCAGTAATCTCGTGAATATCTGCAAGCTGGTCGTGAAGGAGTTACTGGAGCAAAGTTTGCGTTTCGGACGAATGTTGGATTCGGATCATCTTCCATTGCAGcacttttttatcgttttggaGCACGTTTTGCGGCACGGATTGCGTCCGAAAAAGGGTTTGTTGGGACCAAAAAAGGAATTATGGGACGTAGTGCAGTCCGTGGAGAAATATTGTCCCTTGGCACAAGACATCACGGACAGCGTGAGGAATTTGCCGACTGTGAAAACGGCGCTGGGACGTGCTCGAGCGTGGTTGAGACTGGCGGTGATGCAGAAAAAGCTCGCGGATTACTTGCAGGAACTCGTGGAGCGACGAGACACGGTGCTAATTGAGTATTATGAGCCGCATGCGTTGATGATGAGTGATGAG atcatCCTAATCATGGGAATTTTGGTCGGCTTGAACGTCATCGACTGCAACTTGTGCGTCAAAGAGGAGGATTTGGACTCGCAACAAGGCGTCATCGATTTTTCGCTGTATTTGCGCTCAAGTACGCGCGGCAGTCCCGACGAGGAACGCGAACAGCGTCACGCAATCCAAGCGGAGGGCAACATGTCGGCAGTTTTggaccaaaaaaattacattgagGAGCTAAATCGCCATTTGAACGCCACTGTGGCGAATTTGCAGCAAAAAGTCGAGCAAATTACGACGACGAACGCTCTCATGAAGGAAGATCTGGCGATCGCTCGAAATAGCGTCATCGCGTTACAAGCGGAAAATGCGGCCCTTCGAAAGGCAGCTTCAGACCCAAATGCGACGGGAGTTCTCGTGCATTCGGAAAGTTTGCATGCGACCGACAACAAAGTCGATCCCGAAATGGCAGAAGCGCTCGCCGAGGAGAAACGACGACGAATGGAGCTGGAACGCGAACTGGAAATGCAACAACAAATCAACCAAGAGACAAATACGGCGATGAAATTGCTCGAAAAGGACATTCACGAGAAGCAGGACACGATTGTTTCGCTAAGGAGGCAACTGGAGGACATCAAACAAATCAACTTGGACATGTATCGAAAGcttcag GAATGCGAAGACGAACTCAACCAAAAAGGTGCCATGGTGGCACGTCTCCAAGCAAAAGCTTCCCAAATCGGAAATATTTTGACGTCGCTCGAGAAAAAATACGACAAGGAGCTAAGACATGACCTGGCAAATCATCCCGAAGCATGTGACGACGCCCAAAAAGGTGCCATAAAGAAATCAATGTCATCCGAAGTGGTGATAAGGTCGAAGCACGATCACGGACCGCCACACAAGAAGCGATATAGCATGAAAATTGATCCAATTCCGCCATTTAATGCGGAAAAGAAGAAACTTGCAAAGACGCCAGAGGGCACGGAAAGTGTGGAAAGCGAAAATAACGAGAAAGAAAGtgaacaaaaacaagaaaatcagGAACAAGAGACCAAAGAAAAGAATCTCGAGGAGGAGGAGCTGAAAGAAAAGCCACcgaaagaataa